From one Leptospiraceae bacterium genomic stretch:
- a CDS encoding adenylate/guanylate cyclase domain-containing protein: protein MKELFIFNPESYYSEDMKSLVSRDEFLAEFNEKIHEEEIKAEKVARIFIFASFLFGCLISYKYDTYLLAFAGGGLGIVSYFLGLRYFPYTYAQKFLNESILQWFILQYISQMHGMYEMHFAFFPITAMLIVYRDLSTFIITGLIPVTQHLLFFALQLGFGYDLREYFINIDNLTLEIMIYHLSVATLHLVIVGFFCVFFRDKIAFQYKTLLKQKYTEKQIFQEQENAINNQEKLIKSYARFVPEQLLRFLGKELITGVQLGDSINKKMAILFSDIRSFTTLSEDMSPEDNFKFLNSYLHAMGPSIRKNNGFIDKYMGDGIMAIFPEGSTDALQSAIEMLDELAEFNRTREKNGKLPIRIGIGIHVGYQMFGIIGDAERLEGTVISDAVNTASRLEGLTKVYGSEILISEEALMDIENLESYVHRKLGYAQVKGKSKSIAIYEVFSGRSNKEIDIFQRTILSFELGLDHFQNSNYHEAKSLFEAVLKFKPNDIPSQLYLKKTEEAMQLTK, encoded by the coding sequence ATGAAAGAGTTATTTATTTTTAATCCAGAAAGCTATTATTCAGAAGATATGAAGTCTCTTGTTTCTCGTGATGAATTTCTAGCAGAATTCAATGAAAAAATTCATGAAGAAGAAATTAAAGCTGAAAAGGTTGCAAGAATTTTTATCTTTGCGAGTTTTTTATTCGGCTGTTTAATTTCTTATAAATACGATACCTATCTATTGGCATTTGCCGGTGGCGGACTTGGAATTGTATCCTATTTTCTTGGACTTAGATATTTTCCCTATACCTATGCACAAAAGTTTTTAAATGAAAGTATTCTCCAGTGGTTTATATTGCAGTATATTTCCCAAATGCATGGAATGTATGAAATGCATTTTGCTTTCTTTCCGATTACGGCAATGCTTATTGTCTATAGAGATTTATCCACTTTTATAATAACAGGGCTAATACCTGTTACCCAGCATCTTCTATTCTTTGCATTACAACTTGGTTTCGGATATGACTTGCGAGAATACTTTATCAATATTGATAATCTAACCTTAGAGATTATGATCTATCATCTAAGCGTAGCAACTCTGCACTTGGTAATCGTTGGATTTTTTTGCGTTTTTTTCAGAGACAAAATTGCGTTTCAATACAAAACTCTTCTAAAGCAAAAATACACAGAGAAACAAATTTTTCAGGAACAAGAAAATGCAATCAATAACCAGGAAAAATTGATTAAGTCTTACGCCCGTTTTGTTCCAGAACAACTCCTTCGATTCTTAGGCAAAGAGTTAATTACCGGTGTTCAATTAGGAGATTCAATAAATAAGAAAATGGCTATCCTCTTTTCTGATATCCGATCGTTTACCACTCTATCTGAGGACATGTCTCCTGAGGATAATTTTAAATTTCTAAATAGCTATTTACATGCAATGGGACCTTCCATTCGAAAGAACAATGGCTTTATCGATAAATACATGGGGGATGGGATAATGGCTATTTTCCCCGAAGGCTCTACAGATGCGCTACAATCAGCCATTGAAATGTTAGATGAACTAGCCGAATTCAATAGAACGAGAGAGAAAAATGGAAAGCTTCCGATTCGAATTGGAATTGGAATTCATGTAGGCTATCAAATGTTTGGAATCATTGGTGATGCGGAAAGATTAGAAGGAACGGTTATTTCTGATGCGGTAAATACTGCATCTAGATTAGAAGGACTGACCAAAGTGTATGGAAGTGAAATACTAATTAGTGAAGAAGCACTGATGGATATAGAAAATCTCGAATCCTACGTTCACCGCAAATTAGGATACGCCCAAGTAAAAGGAAAATCCAAAAGCATAGCAATCTATGAAGTTTTCTCAGGAAGAAGTAATAAGGAAATTGATATATTTCAGCGAACAATTCTTTCTTTTGAATTGGGTTTGGATCATTTTCAGAATTCAAATTATCATGAAGCAAAAAGTCTTTTTGAAGCTGTATTAAAGTTTAAACCAAATGATATTCCTTCCCAACTGTATTTAAAGAAGACAGAAGAAGCAATGCAATTAACCAAGTAA
- a CDS encoding rhomboid family intramembrane serine protease, translating to MSYNQKGFEKLKHGFSYSIGFVALLWVIAVIDLLLPMDLTTLGVYPRSILGLIGIPLSVFLHSGFSHLASNSLPLIFLMATLLIVYPKPAFPAMLFMVLYANILVWIFGRSAYHIGASGLVYSLVAFLIAAGYFKRRPLFAIIAFIIAVLYGGLVWGVIPGLVGWYVSWESHLFGAIVGVYLAHFYKKDL from the coding sequence ATGAGTTATAATCAAAAAGGTTTTGAAAAGTTGAAGCATGGGTTTAGTTATTCTATTGGATTTGTCGCTCTTCTCTGGGTGATAGCTGTTATTGATTTGCTATTACCAATGGACTTGACTACGTTAGGCGTTTATCCTAGATCCATTTTGGGGTTAATAGGGATTCCCCTTTCTGTTTTTTTACATTCTGGTTTTTCTCATCTTGCGTCTAATTCACTGCCGCTTATTTTTTTGATGGCGACTCTTCTCATTGTGTATCCCAAACCTGCTTTTCCTGCTATGCTTTTTATGGTTCTCTATGCGAATATACTTGTTTGGATTTTTGGAAGATCTGCTTATCATATTGGAGCCAGTGGACTCGTTTATTCTCTCGTAGCTTTTTTAATTGCGGCAGGGTATTTCAAGAGAAGACCACTATTTGCTATCATCGCCTTTATCATTGCTGTTCTCTACGGAGGACTTGTTTGGGGCGTAATTCCCGGACTCGTTGGATGGTATGTATCTTGGGAATCGCATCTCTTCGGTGCAATCGTTGGAGTATACCTCGCGCATTTTTATAAAAAAGATTTATAG
- a CDS encoding AgmX/PglI C-terminal domain-containing protein, producing the protein MDKKDRFILALVLVIVAMLAFIVYNTKKQQEVQQQLLRTMEYNSANPGGDNKGKPKDPYKEIAVNNSLRKKARDIQECYNDFLKTNPKLTDGFVEIDWNILEDGKVKKAEMVSSDLNAESLNHCILQIISAIEFPPPPTGMQTYTTYKYNFKKVKL; encoded by the coding sequence ATGGATAAAAAAGATAGGTTCATCTTGGCTCTAGTATTAGTAATTGTTGCTATGTTGGCTTTTATTGTTTACAATACAAAAAAGCAACAAGAAGTTCAGCAACAACTCTTGCGCACTATGGAATATAATTCTGCTAACCCCGGAGGGGATAATAAAGGAAAACCAAAAGACCCATACAAAGAAATTGCAGTCAACAATTCCTTACGAAAAAAAGCCAGAGACATCCAGGAATGCTATAATGACTTTCTAAAAACAAATCCAAAACTAACAGACGGATTTGTGGAAATCGACTGGAATATATTAGAAGATGGTAAAGTAAAAAAAGCCGAAATGGTAAGCAGTGATTTAAATGCGGAATCTCTCAATCACTGCATCTTGCAGATCATTTCCGCCATTGAGTTTCCACCTCCACCGACAGGAATGCAAACCTATACTACCTATAAATACAATTTTAAAAAGGTAAAACTTTAA
- a CDS encoding FG-GAP repeat protein has product MSAAANYTITASNSGGSSSTTINIIVEGIWETVAYIKAPNSEANDLLGYSVSISADTIVVGAYGEDSNQTTITNGTTASADNSAADAGAVYVINRTGTTWAQEAYIKAPNANAGDQFGWSVSISGDTIAVGVRSEDSNQTTITNGTTASGDNSAADAGAVYVFKRTGTTWAQEAYLKAPNANAGDQFGQLVSISSDTIAVGAIDEDSNQTTITNGTTASVDNSATSSGAVYVFKRTGTTWTQEAYLKAPNAETLDNFGFSVSIFGDTIAVGAHMEDSNQTTITNGTTASTDNSASTSGALYVFKRTGTNWAQEAYLKAPNAEANDFFGGKVSISGDTIAVGANQESSNQTTITNGNTASANNSAPSSGAVYVFKRTGTTWAQEAYIKAPNANGGDSFGYSVSISGDTIAVGARNESSNQTTITNGTTASADNSATNSGAAYVFKRTGTTWAQEAYIKAPNAEANDWFGFPVSISGDTIAVGAMQEDSNQTTITNGTTASADNSASSSGAVYVYRKQ; this is encoded by the coding sequence ATGTCTGCTGCTGCAAATTATACAATCACTGCATCAAATTCCGGTGGAAGTAGCAGTACCACTATTAATATCATAGTAGAAGGAATCTGGGAGACAGTTGCCTACATCAAAGCACCCAATTCAGAAGCAAATGATTTGTTGGGATATTCTGTATCCATATCCGCAGATACAATTGTAGTCGGGGCATATGGGGAGGACAGCAATCAGACTACAATCACGAACGGGACAACTGCCAGTGCAGATAATTCTGCAGCTGATGCTGGTGCAGTGTATGTAATCAATAGAACGGGAACTACCTGGGCGCAGGAAGCCTACATCAAAGCTCCCAATGCAAATGCAGGTGATCAGTTTGGATGGTCTGTATCCATTTCCGGGGACACGATTGCAGTCGGAGTAAGGAGTGAAGACAGTAACCAGACTACGATTACCAATGGGACAACTGCTAGTGGGGATAACTCTGCAGCTGATGCTGGTGCAGTGTATGTATTCAAAAGAACAGGAACTACCTGGGCACAGGAAGCCTATCTGAAAGCCCCAAATGCAAACGCAGGTGATCAGTTTGGACAGCTTGTATCCATATCCTCTGACACGATTGCAGTCGGAGCAATAGATGAAGATAGCAACCAGACTACCATTACGAATGGGACAACTGCCAGTGTAGATAACTCTGCAACTAGTTCAGGTGCAGTGTATGTTTTCAAAAGAACAGGGACTACTTGGACACAGGAAGCCTATCTGAAAGCCCCCAATGCGGAAACACTGGATAACTTTGGCTTTTCCGTATCCATATTCGGGGACACGATTGCAGTTGGGGCACATATGGAAGACAGCAACCAGACTACAATCACGAACGGGACTACTGCCAGTACAGATAACTCTGCATCTACCTCAGGTGCATTGTATGTGTTCAAAAGAACAGGAACTAACTGGGCACAGGAAGCTTACCTGAAAGCTCCCAATGCGGAAGCAAATGATTTCTTTGGAGGTAAGGTATCCATATCCGGGGATACGATTGCAGTCGGAGCAAATCAGGAAAGCAGCAACCAGACTACCATTACGAACGGGAATACTGCCAGTGCAAATAACTCAGCACCTAGCTCAGGTGCAGTGTATGTATTCAAAAGAACAGGGACAACCTGGGCACAGGAAGCCTACATCAAAGCTCCCAATGCAAACGGAGGTGATTCGTTTGGATACTCTGTATCCATATCCGGGGACACGATTGCAGTCGGAGCAAGGAATGAAAGTAGCAATCAAACTACAATCACGAACGGAACTACTGCCAGTGCAGATAATTCTGCAACAAATTCAGGTGCAGCCTATGTATTCAAAAGAACGGGAACTACCTGGGCTCAGGAAGCATACATCAAAGCTCCCAATGCAGAAGCAAATGATTGGTTTGGATTTCCTGTATCCATATCCGGGGATACGATTGCAGTCGGGGCAATGCAGGAAGACAGCAACCAGACAACTATCACCAATGGGACAACTGCCAGTGCAGATAACTCTGCATCTAGTTCAGGTGCTGTCTATGTTTACAGAAAGCAGTGA
- a CDS encoding ATP-binding protein: MEFNLIEEIVREQKVGFESKNSGLERDLELKKYLNSTQIVVLSGIRRSGKSTLLRQIAAKLENFYYLNFDDERLLQFGVEDFNTLLLVWQKQSKSKNILLDEIQNIPNWERFIRRMHDEDYKVFITGSNAKMLSTELTTHLTGRYIKIEVYPFSFLEFLRFQNISTEYSTISEKAKIVSGYQVYLKEGGFPDYTKYKDVEFLKRTYDDIIYKDIITRFGIKEIKPFRLLANYIFTNFTKEFSFNGIKNILGFKSSLTVRDYISFLEESYLVFELNKYDFSLKKQYTTGKKIFVIDNGMREQVAFSNSEDRGRLLENLVFIELKRRQKEIYYFKNKLECDFVTLEKNKIQSAIQVTLSLGEQNKEREIKGLCEALDMFQLKEGIVISEYEEANFLVEDKNISVIPYWKWVR; the protein is encoded by the coding sequence ATGGAATTTAACCTAATAGAGGAAATTGTCAGAGAACAAAAGGTTGGATTTGAAAGCAAGAATTCAGGCTTAGAAAGAGATCTCGAATTAAAGAAATACCTAAACTCTACACAGATCGTTGTTCTTTCGGGGATTCGAAGAAGTGGCAAATCCACTCTGCTACGCCAAATTGCTGCAAAGCTAGAAAATTTCTATTATCTAAATTTTGATGATGAGAGACTACTTCAATTCGGTGTGGAAGATTTTAATACACTTCTGCTAGTCTGGCAAAAACAAAGTAAAAGTAAAAATATCTTACTAGATGAAATCCAAAATATCCCAAATTGGGAACGGTTTATTCGTAGAATGCACGATGAGGATTATAAGGTGTTTATCACTGGCTCGAATGCAAAAATGCTCTCGACGGAGCTTACGACCCATCTCACGGGTAGGTATATAAAAATAGAAGTGTATCCGTTTTCATTTTTGGAATTTTTACGTTTCCAAAATATTTCCACTGAGTATTCAACTATTTCAGAAAAGGCAAAAATCGTGTCGGGCTACCAAGTTTATTTAAAGGAAGGTGGTTTTCCTGATTATACAAAATACAAAGATGTAGAATTTTTAAAAAGAACCTATGATGATATTATTTACAAAGATATCATCACAAGATTTGGAATCAAAGAAATAAAACCGTTTCGCCTTCTTGCAAATTATATTTTTACAAATTTTACAAAAGAGTTTAGCTTTAATGGAATTAAAAATATCCTCGGATTTAAAAGTTCTCTAACCGTCAGAGACTATATTTCCTTTCTAGAAGAATCGTATCTTGTTTTTGAATTGAATAAATATGACTTCAGTTTAAAAAAACAATATACGACCGGCAAAAAGATATTTGTCATTGATAATGGAATGCGTGAACAAGTTGCTTTTTCTAATTCAGAGGATCGGGGACGATTATTAGAAAATTTAGTTTTCATTGAATTAAAGAGAAGACAAAAAGAAATTTATTATTTCAAAAATAAATTAGAATGTGATTTTGTTACACTTGAAAAAAATAAAATTCAATCCGCTATTCAAGTAACTCTAAGTCTTGGCGAGCAAAATAAAGAACGAGAAATCAAAGGACTCTGTGAAGCACTCGATATGTTTCAACTCAAAGAAGGAATTGTCATTTCTGAATATGAGGAAGCCAATTTTTTGGTAGAGGATAAAAATATTTCTGTCATTCCTTATTGGAAATGGGTTAGGTAA
- a CDS encoding VOC family protein, with protein MKRIIISLITIIFAMSILHCGYKEKKMNSYIGMFEIPATNITRAINFYESILGIKIEKMELKSMKMGILPYEGQQVTGVIIEAEGYEPSTKGVTIYLNAGENLQNILDKITQNGGKILIPKTPHEDQDGFFAVFIDSEGNKLGLHSKK; from the coding sequence ATGAAAAGAATAATAATCAGTTTAATTACAATAATTTTTGCAATGAGCATCTTGCATTGCGGCTATAAGGAGAAAAAGATGAATAGTTACATTGGTATGTTTGAGATACCGGCAACAAATATCACTCGGGCGATAAATTTTTATGAATCTATTCTAGGTATAAAAATAGAAAAGATGGAATTAAAAAGTATGAAAATGGGTATTTTGCCATACGAAGGACAACAAGTTACAGGTGTCATTATAGAGGCAGAGGGTTATGAACCGTCTACTAAAGGAGTGACCATATATCTTAATGCAGGAGAAAATCTTCAAAATATTTTAGATAAGATTACTCAAAATGGGGGAAAAATCTTAATTCCTAAAACACCTCATGAAGATCAAGATGGATTTTTTGCAGTTTTTATTGATAGTGAAGGCAATAAATTGGGTCTACATTCTAAGAAGTAA
- a CDS encoding AraC family transcriptional regulator: MEYQTFLPHSDLDLFVNCYWTLKVQASADPQKQRIIPDGLIEMAFILGDDIKRYTSNDKYILQPRAMVLGQTMKPFYIQPTGYVDTFSIRFYPYGFAHLVKVQLKSLANKETPLAILFGENVANELEKWIINAKDVNQRIEIIENFLRSRITEPLVINDLVKSTIDTIFSSNGSKSIHEILTDKSSFRRQLERRFMKHIGISPKQLGKVVRFQAALKMLLSEKSENLTSIAHEFEYYDQAHFIKDFKDFTGINPKEFLTNENMKLSSIFYK; encoded by the coding sequence ATGGAATACCAAACTTTTCTACCTCACTCCGATCTAGACTTATTTGTTAATTGCTATTGGACTTTGAAAGTTCAGGCATCAGCTGATCCCCAAAAACAACGTATTATTCCAGATGGATTAATTGAGATGGCCTTTATTCTGGGCGATGACATCAAGCGTTATACTTCAAATGATAAATATATTCTACAACCTCGTGCTATGGTTCTCGGACAAACCATGAAACCTTTTTATATTCAGCCTACAGGTTATGTTGATACATTTTCGATTCGATTTTATCCATACGGTTTCGCCCACTTAGTAAAGGTGCAACTAAAATCCTTAGCAAATAAAGAAACCCCGCTTGCAATATTATTTGGAGAGAATGTGGCAAACGAATTAGAAAAATGGATTATCAACGCTAAGGATGTTAATCAACGTATCGAAATAATTGAAAATTTTCTTCGTTCAAGAATAACCGAACCTTTAGTTATTAATGACCTTGTCAAATCTACTATTGATACTATTTTTTCTAGTAATGGGAGCAAATCGATTCATGAGATTCTCACCGATAAATCTTCTTTCAGAAGACAACTTGAGAGAAGGTTTATGAAACATATCGGTATTAGCCCAAAGCAGTTAGGTAAAGTAGTGAGATTTCAAGCTGCCCTGAAAATGCTTTTAAGCGAAAAATCAGAAAATCTTACAAGCATTGCTCATGAATTTGAATACTATGACCAGGCCCACTTTATTAAAGATTTCAAAGATTTTACAGGAATCAATCCGAAAGAATTTCTTACAAATGAAAATATGAAACTTTCCTCCATTTTCTACAAATAA
- a CDS encoding class I SAM-dependent methyltransferase: MKLYTELAEYYYEIEKSGRKFQEEVLFLDEIYKKHKVHSVLDIGCGTGEHVVAMQELGYKITGTDSSKEMISHAQKRFPNCNFEVGDLQTYKKEKAFDGIYSIFGTMNYLITKEDLESSFSNIRKNLKPSGIVIMEIWNAIPIQLIQRKPLTTVGHAKIGNLVIKRNRGFKVKRAEGAAQTEETLVEVNFVYNLDKKEIKDKHIMRVFTLEEISAILENQKLDILQTYGNYKMEKYKNHGARMLIVAKKR, translated from the coding sequence ATGAAGCTTTATACAGAATTAGCAGAATATTATTACGAAATTGAGAAGTCTGGAAGAAAATTCCAAGAAGAAGTCTTATTTTTGGATGAAATCTATAAAAAACACAAAGTCCATTCTGTGTTAGACATTGGATGTGGGACAGGCGAGCATGTAGTTGCTATGCAAGAGCTAGGCTATAAAATCACAGGCACAGATTCCTCTAAGGAAATGATTTCTCATGCTCAAAAGAGATTTCCCAATTGCAATTTTGAGGTTGGTGACTTGCAAACCTACAAAAAAGAAAAGGCATTCGATGGAATTTATTCTATTTTCGGGACAATGAATTATTTGATTACAAAGGAAGATTTGGAGTCTAGTTTTTCTAATATCCGAAAGAATTTAAAACCCTCTGGTATCGTAATCATGGAAATTTGGAATGCAATCCCAATCCAACTCATACAAAGAAAACCACTAACTACAGTGGGACATGCAAAGATTGGAAATCTGGTTATTAAAAGAAACAGAGGTTTCAAAGTAAAGAGAGCAGAAGGTGCCGCGCAAACAGAAGAAACCCTAGTCGAAGTAAACTTTGTATATAACCTAGACAAAAAAGAAATCAAAGACAAACACATCATGCGAGTTTTTACTCTAGAAGAAATTTCTGCAATTTTAGAAAATCAAAAACTAGATATTCTACAAACATACGGAAATTACAAAATGGAAAAATACAAAAACCATGGTGCCAGAATGCTTATCGTGGCAAAAAAAAGATGA
- a CDS encoding DUF342 domain-containing protein: protein MEEKNQNNMANMVQLTDTRLDCISIEIAKDSMSADIVIDITGISMRDFSPTMIYNVITNSKLNEEMVNFSLIKEVVDEVTNRKKKVLPINQVQDPSESIVRQPIAMGVPIVHGIDGWVKFYHPHNQRVVIKEDGSADFRNLEKFISIKKAEKIATLFAGVPGKPGKDVFGVVLNAPAIKRPKITIGANIITTNNSSPEEPEKVYIEYTSACDGVLFSTDESVTVSPELRIDQSVGITTGNVKYNGTVNVMGSIEDGSRVECEGSLNVGENLESSDISVGKDLFVKGGIKAKAKGLVKIAGNVKAKFIENSILEVGGDLIIEGYILNSKIYCLGSIVLTGPTSAILGSDIVVMGGLSTHNLGSNAGVDVIVELGVHFQNERLFDEFQNKVKASEKEMTSIIPQVQQANNMIKQLRGKLDEDKKKKFTELFEQFKQKSTNHKFVTEKFEELKTSRFNQEHINIVVKGAAFPGAVIKYRRQIEKLTAMQSAFMMSFLPGQESAPMTAISVKKK from the coding sequence ATGGAAGAAAAAAATCAAAATAATATGGCCAATATGGTTCAGTTAACAGATACTCGGCTGGATTGTATTTCGATTGAAATTGCAAAAGATTCAATGTCAGCAGATATCGTAATCGATATTACAGGCATTAGTATGCGAGACTTCTCTCCTACAATGATTTACAACGTTATCACTAATTCCAAGCTTAATGAAGAGATGGTTAATTTTAGCTTGATAAAAGAAGTTGTTGATGAAGTTACCAATCGAAAAAAGAAAGTTCTCCCGATCAATCAAGTCCAAGACCCCAGCGAGAGCATTGTTCGCCAGCCGATTGCAATGGGTGTCCCCATTGTCCATGGTATAGATGGATGGGTAAAATTCTATCACCCTCATAATCAAAGAGTTGTTATTAAAGAAGATGGTTCAGCTGATTTTAGAAACTTAGAGAAGTTCATTTCTATCAAGAAAGCTGAAAAAATTGCAACCTTATTTGCGGGAGTTCCAGGCAAACCCGGAAAGGATGTTTTTGGAGTTGTCTTAAATGCTCCTGCCATTAAGCGTCCTAAGATTACCATTGGTGCTAATATTATTACAACTAATAATTCATCGCCGGAAGAGCCCGAAAAAGTTTATATAGAATATACATCAGCTTGCGATGGGGTATTATTTTCTACCGATGAATCTGTAACTGTATCTCCTGAATTAAGAATTGATCAGAGTGTGGGAATTACCACTGGGAATGTCAAATACAATGGAACCGTGAACGTTATGGGCTCTATAGAAGATGGCTCTCGCGTTGAATGTGAGGGTAGTCTCAATGTCGGAGAAAATTTAGAGTCATCTGATATTTCTGTTGGTAAAGATTTGTTTGTCAAAGGTGGCATTAAAGCGAAGGCAAAAGGCTTAGTTAAAATCGCTGGAAACGTAAAAGCTAAATTCATCGAAAATTCTATTCTAGAGGTCGGCGGTGATTTAATCATCGAAGGATATATTCTCAATTCAAAAATCTACTGCCTTGGAAGTATTGTTCTAACAGGACCTACCAGTGCGATTCTTGGATCGGATATTGTTGTGATGGGTGGACTCTCTACACACAATTTAGGCTCTAATGCTGGTGTTGACGTAATCGTTGAGCTAGGAGTTCATTTTCAAAATGAGAGACTATTCGATGAATTCCAAAACAAGGTAAAAGCTTCCGAAAAAGAAATGACAAGTATTATTCCACAAGTGCAACAAGCAAATAATATGATCAAGCAACTTCGAGGCAAGCTAGACGAAGACAAGAAGAAGAAGTTCACAGAATTATTTGAGCAATTTAAACAAAAGAGCACCAATCATAAGTTTGTAACAGAGAAGTTTGAAGAGCTAAAGACCTCTCGGTTTAACCAGGAGCATATTAACATTGTTGTAAAAGGTGCCGCATTCCCGGGAGCAGTCATCAAATATCGTAGGCAAATTGAAAAGCTTACCGCGATGCAGTCAGCTTTCATGATGAGTTTCCTTCCAGGACAAGAAAGTGCTCCCATGACAGCGATTAGCGTTAAGAAGAAATAG
- a CDS encoding sodium:proton antiporter — protein sequence MPLKKKLSVFAGLLLAVSLNTSYIFAQDTHSHETSPTTEQHSVDHATTGGHDEHKGADLAIWSVIPFVIILLCIAILPISPHHIAHWWEQNNNKLIISGVLGGIAFGILAANGWFGKIYHTLVFEYVPFIILLGSLFYISGGIVLKGDIKATPVNNLLFLLTGSFLASIIGTTGASMLFIRPLLKTNSERKHVVHTVIFFIFMVSNIGGSLTPLGDPPLFLGYLQGVPFTWTFGLFPEMIFSIVILSIVYIIWDNIQYKKETKIDIKKDAAAAEPISITGQVNFLWLLGIVLSVAFLNENYIPAIKHNPYIAFVREAVMIGLVFASFFTSDPKLREHNKFTLGPIQEVAYLFIGIFITMIPALILLEAHGKELGVTQPWQFFWATGGFSSVLDNAPTYLTFLSLAKGLTGATDVHQILANKEWEQLLKAISVGAVFMGANTYIGNAPNFMVKSVAEENKVPMPSFGGYLLYSFGVLIPLFILITLIFF from the coding sequence ATGCCATTAAAAAAGAAGCTTAGCGTATTTGCCGGCTTGTTGTTAGCCGTATCCTTAAATACAAGTTACATTTTCGCTCAGGACACTCATTCGCATGAGACAAGTCCAACGACAGAGCAGCACTCTGTAGACCATGCCACTACAGGTGGACACGATGAACACAAAGGTGCCGACTTAGCCATTTGGTCAGTCATTCCATTTGTAATCATTTTACTATGTATTGCAATTCTTCCCATTTCCCCACATCATATCGCGCATTGGTGGGAACAAAATAATAATAAGCTTATCATCTCCGGTGTATTGGGTGGGATCGCCTTCGGGATATTAGCCGCAAATGGATGGTTTGGAAAAATTTATCATACGTTAGTCTTCGAGTATGTTCCTTTTATTATACTCCTCGGCTCTTTGTTTTATATCTCCGGCGGTATTGTATTAAAAGGGGATATCAAAGCAACACCGGTAAATAATCTTTTATTCTTACTGACTGGTTCTTTTCTTGCTTCTATCATTGGAACGACGGGAGCTTCGATGCTTTTCATTCGTCCACTCCTTAAAACAAACTCAGAAAGAAAGCATGTGGTTCACACTGTCATCTTTTTTATCTTCATGGTTTCCAATATCGGAGGCTCGCTTACTCCTCTTGGAGATCCACCTTTATTCTTAGGATACTTACAAGGTGTTCCATTTACATGGACATTTGGTTTGTTTCCAGAAATGATTTTTTCTATTGTTATTCTCTCAATCGTTTATATCATTTGGGATAATATCCAATACAAAAAAGAAACCAAGATAGACATCAAGAAAGATGCTGCTGCAGCAGAGCCTATTTCCATCACCGGTCAAGTAAACTTCTTGTGGCTACTTGGTATTGTTCTCTCCGTTGCTTTCTTAAATGAAAACTATATTCCTGCAATTAAACATAATCCTTACATTGCATTTGTTAGAGAAGCTGTGATGATTGGTTTGGTTTTTGCTTCTTTCTTTACATCTGATCCTAAGCTTAGAGAGCATAATAAATTTACTCTTGGTCCTATCCAAGAGGTGGCTTATTTATTCATTGGTATTTTTATCACAATGATTCCAGCTTTGATTCTCTTAGAAGCTCACGGAAAAGAACTCGGCGTAACGCAGCCTTGGCAATTCTTTTGGGCGACGGGTGGATTCTCTTCTGTTCTAGACAATGCTCCGACTTATCTAACTTTCTTAAGTTTAGCTAAGGGTCTTACAGGAGCGACTGACGTTCACCAAATTCTCGCAAATAAAGAATGGGAACAACTACTCAAAGCCATTTCAGTTGGTGCCGTGTTCATGGGTGCAAATACTTATATTGGTAATGCTCCTAACTTCATGGTAAAATCAGTAGCAGAAGAAAACAAAGTTCCTATGCCAAGCTTTGGCGGCTACTTACTGTATTCCTTTGGAGTATTGATTCCACTGTTTATATTGATTACTTTAATATTCTTTTAG